One stretch of Streptomyces sp. NBC_00443 DNA includes these proteins:
- a CDS encoding ABC transporter permease, with protein MTRVLLRLVFVCALPAVLVTLWWVASAGSTDVYWPPLRTILEAFPDVWTAERLREDVLPSVLRLTGGYALAAVVGVALGTVIGSYRRVRAVCEPVLEFLRAVPPPVLVPVIMLFAGIGDTMKVTVIASGCVWPVLLNTVEGVRAVDPVLAQTARSYGITGVARLRKVVLRSASPQIFAGLRQALSIGIILMVISEMFAASNGLGFTIVQFQRGFAIPDMWTGILVLGLLGFVLSVVFQLVERRVLGWYHGLRASARRSP; from the coding sequence GTGACGCGCGTACTGCTGCGGCTGGTGTTCGTGTGCGCGCTGCCGGCCGTGCTGGTCACTCTCTGGTGGGTGGCCTCGGCCGGCAGCACGGACGTGTACTGGCCTCCCCTGCGGACGATCCTGGAGGCCTTCCCGGACGTATGGACGGCGGAGCGGCTGCGGGAGGACGTCCTGCCCAGCGTGCTGCGGCTGACGGGCGGTTACGCCTTGGCGGCCGTCGTGGGCGTGGCCCTCGGTACCGTCATCGGCTCCTACCGGCGGGTGCGGGCGGTGTGCGAGCCGGTCCTGGAGTTCCTGCGGGCGGTGCCGCCGCCGGTGCTGGTGCCGGTCATCATGCTGTTCGCGGGCATCGGCGACACCATGAAGGTCACGGTGATCGCGAGCGGCTGCGTGTGGCCGGTCCTGCTCAATACGGTCGAGGGCGTGCGGGCGGTGGACCCGGTGCTGGCCCAGACGGCACGGTCGTACGGCATCACGGGCGTGGCGCGGCTGCGGAAGGTGGTCCTGCGCTCGGCGAGCCCGCAGATCTTCGCGGGCCTGCGCCAGGCCCTGTCCATCGGCATCATCCTCATGGTGATCAGCGAGATGTTCGCCGCCAGCAACGGGCTCGGCTTCACCATCGTCCAGTTTCAGCGCGGTTTCGCGATCCCGGACATGTGGACCGGCATCCTCGTGCTCGGCCTGCTCGGCTTTGTGCTGTCGGTCGTCTTCCAGTTGGTCGAGCGGCGGGTGCTCGGCTGGTACCACGGTCTGCGCGCCTCGGCCCGGCGGTCGCCGTGA
- a CDS encoding ABC transporter ATP-binding protein has product MDALLAVSGLRKVYEGSGRRVEAVRDLTFTVDAGELVCLVGPSGCGKTTLLKCIGGLLTPTGGEVLLEQRKVTGPPPGMAFVFQEYGRSLFPWMRVGENVELPLKQKDLSRSRRRELVRDALESVGLADAVQAYPWQLSGGMQQRVAIARALAYEPRVLLMDEPFAAVDAQTRADLEDLVRGLWRERGITILFVTHDIDEAVYLGERVLVLSASPTVVQEQLTVDLPAERDQLHTRVDPRFAELRTRVYEQIQVAKRGTPQDAVPETVRKDMPPLR; this is encoded by the coding sequence ATGGACGCGCTTCTGGCCGTATCCGGCCTGCGGAAGGTCTACGAGGGGTCGGGGCGGCGGGTGGAGGCGGTCCGCGACCTCACCTTCACCGTCGACGCCGGTGAACTGGTGTGTCTGGTCGGCCCGTCGGGCTGCGGCAAGACGACGCTGCTGAAGTGCATCGGCGGACTTCTCACACCGACGGGCGGTGAGGTGCTCCTGGAACAGCGGAAGGTGACCGGTCCGCCGCCCGGGATGGCGTTCGTGTTCCAGGAGTACGGGCGCAGCCTCTTCCCCTGGATGCGGGTCGGCGAGAACGTCGAACTACCCCTGAAACAAAAGGACTTGAGCAGGTCACGCCGGCGAGAGCTGGTGCGGGACGCGCTGGAGTCGGTCGGGCTGGCGGATGCCGTCCAGGCGTATCCGTGGCAGCTGTCCGGCGGTATGCAGCAGCGGGTCGCCATCGCCCGGGCACTGGCCTACGAGCCCCGTGTGCTGCTGATGGACGAGCCGTTCGCGGCGGTGGACGCGCAGACGCGGGCCGATCTGGAGGACCTGGTCCGGGGGCTGTGGCGGGAGCGCGGGATCACGATCCTGTTCGTCACCCATGACATCGACGAGGCCGTGTACCTGGGCGAGCGGGTTCTCGTCCTGTCCGCCTCCCCCACCGTCGTCCAGGAGCAGCTGACGGTCGATCTGCCCGCCGAGCGCGACCAGTTGCACACGCGGGTGGATCCGCGCTTCGCCGAGCTGCGGACCCGTGTGTACGAGCAGATCCAGGTGGCGAAGCGCGGAACGCCTCAGGACGCGGTGCCGGAGACGGTCAGGAAAGATATGCCTCCACTTCGCTGA
- a CDS encoding discoidin domain-containing protein encodes MTVAASAAMVVALAGGLLTAMAPAAHAAAGATLPFTSVEAESATTTGAKIGPDYTQGTLASEASGRQAVRLTSGQRVEFTVPRAANAVNVAYSVPDGQSGTLDVYVNGQKIAKTLAVTSKYSYVDTGWIPGAKTHHFYDNARLLLGQSVQAGDKVAFQATGTQVTVDVADFEQAAAPTGQPAGSVSVTSKGADPSGQGDSTQAFREAIAAAQGGVVWIPPGEYRLTSSLNGVQNVTLQGAGHWHSIVRSSRFIDQSSSSGKVHIKDFAVIGEVTERVDSNPDNFVNGALGPGSSVSGMWLQHLKVGLWLLGNNDNLVVENNRFLDMTADGLNLNGNARGVRVRHNFLRNQGDDALAMWSLYAPDTDSSFENNTITQPNLANGIAIYGGTDITVKDNLISDTNALGSGIAISNQKFLDPFHPLAGTITVDGNTLVRTGAMNPNWNHPMGALRVDSYDSAIEANVRITNTTITDSPYSAFEFVSGSGRGFAAKNITVEGATVRNTGTVVVQAEAPGAATFRNVTASGVGAAGIYNCPYPSGSGTFTLTDGGGNSGWSSTWSDCSTWPQPGQGNPDPDPARNLAKGRPASATGSQDVYTPGKAADGDANSYWESANNAFPQAWTVDLGATEAVRRLVLKLPPQSAWQARTQTLSVQGSTDGSTYTTAVAAKDYRFDPATGNTVTVSLPSGTNLRHLRLHATANTGWPAAQFSEVEAYLS; translated from the coding sequence ATGACAGTCGCGGCATCCGCAGCCATGGTTGTCGCCCTCGCCGGTGGTCTGCTCACCGCGATGGCCCCCGCCGCCCACGCGGCCGCCGGCGCCACCCTCCCCTTCACCTCGGTCGAGGCCGAGTCCGCCACCACGACCGGCGCGAAGATCGGCCCGGACTACACGCAGGGCACCCTCGCCTCCGAGGCTTCCGGACGCCAGGCGGTACGCCTCACCTCAGGCCAGCGTGTCGAGTTCACGGTCCCGCGGGCCGCCAATGCCGTGAACGTCGCCTACAGCGTCCCCGACGGCCAGTCCGGCACCCTGGACGTGTACGTCAACGGTCAGAAGATCGCGAAGACCCTCGCGGTCACGTCGAAGTACTCCTACGTCGACACCGGCTGGATCCCGGGCGCCAAGACGCACCACTTCTACGACAACGCCAGGTTGCTGCTCGGCCAGAGCGTGCAGGCTGGCGACAAGGTGGCCTTCCAGGCGACCGGCACCCAGGTGACCGTCGACGTCGCCGACTTCGAGCAGGCCGCGGCGCCCACGGGGCAGCCCGCCGGATCGGTGTCCGTCACCTCCAAGGGCGCCGACCCCAGCGGCCAGGGCGACTCGACCCAGGCCTTCCGCGAGGCCATCGCCGCCGCGCAGGGCGGGGTGGTGTGGATCCCGCCGGGCGAGTACCGGCTGACCTCGTCCCTGAACGGCGTGCAGAACGTGACCCTCCAGGGCGCCGGGCACTGGCACTCGATCGTGCGCAGCTCCCGCTTCATCGACCAGTCCAGCTCCTCCGGGAAGGTCCACATCAAGGACTTCGCGGTGATCGGCGAGGTCACCGAGCGGGTCGACTCCAACCCCGACAACTTCGTCAACGGTGCGCTGGGGCCGGGGAGTTCCGTCTCCGGTATGTGGCTCCAGCACCTCAAGGTCGGCCTCTGGCTGCTGGGCAACAACGACAACCTCGTCGTCGAGAACAACCGCTTCCTCGACATGACCGCCGACGGACTCAATCTCAACGGCAACGCGCGCGGAGTCCGCGTCCGGCACAACTTCCTGCGCAACCAGGGCGACGACGCGCTCGCCATGTGGTCGCTGTACGCGCCGGACACCGACAGCAGCTTCGAGAACAACACGATCACGCAGCCGAATCTGGCCAACGGCATCGCGATCTACGGCGGCACCGACATCACGGTCAAGGACAACCTGATCTCCGACACCAACGCACTGGGCAGCGGCATCGCGATCTCCAACCAGAAGTTCCTGGACCCCTTCCACCCGCTGGCCGGCACGATCACCGTCGACGGCAACACGCTGGTCCGCACGGGCGCGATGAACCCCAACTGGAACCACCCGATGGGCGCCCTGCGCGTCGACTCCTACGACAGTGCCATCGAGGCGAACGTCCGGATCACCAACACCACCATCACCGACAGCCCGTACAGCGCCTTCGAGTTCGTCTCGGGCAGCGGGCGTGGCTTCGCGGCCAAGAACATCACCGTCGAGGGCGCGACCGTGCGCAACACGGGCACGGTCGTCGTCCAGGCCGAGGCCCCGGGTGCCGCCACCTTCCGCAACGTCACGGCCTCCGGTGTAGGCGCCGCGGGCATCTACAACTGCCCCTACCCGTCCGGCTCCGGCACCTTCACCCTCACCGACGGCGGCGGCAACTCCGGCTGGAGCAGCACCTGGTCCGACTGCTCGACCTGGCCGCAGCCCGGCCAGGGCAACCCCGACCCCGACCCGGCCCGCAACCTCGCGAAGGGCCGCCCGGCCTCGGCCACCGGCTCGCAGGACGTCTACACGCCCGGCAAGGCGGCCGACGGTGACGCGAACAGCTACTGGGAATCCGCCAACAACGCCTTCCCGCAGGCCTGGACGGTCGACCTCGGCGCCACGGAGGCCGTCCGCCGGCTGGTGCTGAAGCTGCCGCCGCAGTCGGCCTGGCAGGCCCGCACCCAGACGCTGTCGGTCCAGGGCAGCACGGACGGCTCGACATACACGACCGCGGTCGCGGCGAAGGACTACCGCTTCGACCCGGCGACCGGCAACACGGTCACCGTCTCCCTGCCGAGCGGCACGAACCTGCGCCACCTGCGGCTGCACGCCACCGCCAACACGGGATGGCCCGCAGCCCAGTTCAGCGAAGTGGAGGCATATCTTTCCTGA